The following proteins are encoded in a genomic region of Vibrio sinaloensis:
- a CDS encoding co-chaperone GroES, translating to MNIRPLNDKLIVERQDVEQQSEGGIVLTSQSVKPSNRGKVVAVGLGKRLDNGDRASMEVKVGDQIIFNDGYGVKTEKIDGNEYLILSESDVLAIVE from the coding sequence ATGAACATTCGTCCTTTAAATGACAAGTTGATTGTTGAACGACAAGACGTTGAACAGCAATCTGAAGGAGGAATCGTCTTAACTTCTCAGTCTGTTAAACCTTCGAATCGTGGCAAAGTCGTGGCTGTTGGTCTGGGTAAACGCCTAGACAATGGCGATCGTGCATCGATGGAAGTCAAAGTAGGTGATCAGATTATTTTCAATGATGGCTATGGCGTAAAAACAGAGAAAATCGACGGTAATGAGTACCTGATTTTGTCTGAGTCTGATGTATTGGCCATTGTAGAGTAA
- the groL gene encoding chaperonin GroEL (60 kDa chaperone family; promotes refolding of misfolded polypeptides especially under stressful conditions; forms two stacked rings of heptamers to form a barrel-shaped 14mer; ends can be capped by GroES; misfolded proteins enter the barrel where they are refolded when GroES binds): MSAKDVLFANDARQKMLKGVNLLADAVKVTLGPKGRNVVLDKSFGAPTITKDGVSVAKEIELEDKFENMGAQMVKQVASKANDEAGDGTTTATVLAQAFINEGLKAVASGMNPMDLKRGIDKAVDAAVTELRSMSKPCSDSESITHVGSISANSDRAIGEIIAQAMEKVGRNGVITVEEGQGLDNELSVVEGMQFDRGYLSPYFITNQESGSVELDNPYILLIDKKVSSIRELLPTLEAVAKASRSLLIIAEDIEGEALATLVVNNMRGIVKASAVKAPGFGDHRKAMMQDIAVLTDATVISEEIGLELEKVTLEQLGSAKKVTITKDTTTIVGGAAAESAIQDRVASIESQIEHTTSQYDKEKLQQRIAKLSGGVAVIKIGAATEVEMKEKKDRVDDALHATRAAVEEGIVAGGGVALTKIAKSLSGLKGDNEDQNVGIRVALRAMEEPLRQIAENAGDEASVIANAVKEGDAEYGYNAATGEFGNMIEMGILDPAKVTRSALQFAASIAGLMITTEAMVTEHQAND, from the coding sequence ATGTCTGCAAAAGATGTTTTGTTTGCCAATGACGCTCGCCAAAAAATGTTGAAAGGGGTTAACTTGCTCGCAGACGCGGTCAAGGTGACGCTAGGACCTAAAGGTCGCAATGTCGTTCTAGACAAATCTTTTGGTGCTCCCACCATCACTAAAGATGGGGTATCTGTCGCCAAAGAGATTGAGCTCGAAGACAAATTTGAAAATATGGGCGCTCAGATGGTGAAACAGGTGGCGTCTAAAGCGAATGATGAAGCGGGCGACGGTACCACCACGGCGACTGTGTTGGCTCAAGCTTTCATTAATGAAGGCTTAAAAGCGGTCGCATCGGGCATGAACCCAATGGATTTGAAACGAGGCATCGACAAAGCTGTTGATGCGGCGGTGACTGAGCTACGTAGCATGTCGAAACCATGCAGCGACAGCGAATCTATCACTCATGTTGGTAGCATTTCGGCCAACAGCGACCGTGCGATTGGTGAAATCATCGCTCAAGCGATGGAGAAAGTGGGTCGTAACGGGGTGATTACTGTTGAAGAGGGTCAAGGGCTGGATAACGAACTGTCGGTGGTCGAGGGAATGCAGTTTGACCGCGGTTACTTGTCGCCGTATTTCATTACCAATCAGGAATCAGGAAGTGTCGAGCTAGACAACCCCTACATTCTACTGATTGACAAAAAAGTGAGCTCGATTCGCGAGTTACTGCCAACGCTTGAGGCGGTAGCGAAAGCATCACGTTCGCTACTTATCATTGCCGAAGACATTGAAGGCGAAGCGTTGGCAACGCTAGTGGTCAATAACATGCGTGGCATCGTTAAAGCGTCAGCAGTGAAAGCGCCAGGTTTTGGCGATCACCGTAAGGCGATGATGCAGGATATCGCGGTGCTCACCGATGCGACTGTGATTTCGGAGGAGATTGGTCTTGAGCTTGAGAAGGTGACCCTAGAGCAACTAGGTAGTGCGAAGAAAGTCACCATCACTAAAGACACGACGACCATAGTCGGCGGAGCAGCCGCGGAGAGTGCGATTCAAGATCGTGTTGCTTCAATTGAAAGTCAGATTGAGCACACCACCTCTCAATACGACAAAGAGAAGCTACAGCAACGAATTGCCAAGCTCTCTGGCGGTGTCGCTGTGATCAAGATTGGTGCGGCGACTGAAGTGGAGATGAAAGAGAAGAAAGATCGAGTTGATGATGCTCTTCATGCCACTCGCGCGGCGGTTGAAGAGGGCATTGTTGCTGGTGGTGGTGTGGCGTTAACTAAGATCGCTAAGTCGTTATCAGGCCTCAAAGGCGATAACGAGGATCAAAACGTTGGTATTCGCGTTGCTTTGCGCGCGATGGAAGAGCCACTGCGTCAAATTGCTGAAAACGCCGGTGATGAGGCGTCAGTGATCGCCAATGCGGTGAAAGAGGGTGATGCGGAATATGGCTACAACGCGGCGACGGGCGAATTTGGTAACATGATCGAAATGGGCATCTTAGACCCAGCCAAAGTCACTCGTTCGGCGCTGCAGTTTGCCGCTTCGATCGCTGGTTTAATGATCACCACAGAAGCTATGGTGACCGAGCACCAAGCAAACGACTAA
- a CDS encoding CorA family divalent cation transporter, translated as MSDFIISRWSFLSATAQLEANEPGPIEANNWYHCQRDQPGLRPWLMENQIPEGIIDSLLADDTRPRFESYDDGSFLIILRGINLNQGSEPDDMLSLRILWYKGTLISTRKVPSRAVSTLINQLEQGKGPKSLDAVLVTMMNSINRLIADFLTPIEDKINELEGEAQSHLDTLNQLHFRLLKLRRYLKPQRYVFEDLISAEVTQLEAQKTQVKNGLDLILRINESIEFYMDQINLQLANVAQRQSELMNRNTYLFSIIAGIFLPASFFTGLLGVNIGGMPGVDSPTAFTLFCIALVIVSVAEVIILRKLRFI; from the coding sequence ATGAGTGACTTTATTATTTCTCGCTGGAGCTTTTTATCCGCAACAGCGCAGCTTGAAGCAAACGAGCCTGGGCCGATAGAGGCAAACAACTGGTATCACTGTCAGCGTGATCAACCAGGGTTGCGTCCTTGGTTAATGGAAAATCAAATTCCTGAAGGCATTATCGATTCGCTACTCGCCGATGACACCCGCCCGCGCTTTGAGAGCTATGACGATGGCAGTTTTTTGATTATCTTGCGCGGAATCAACCTTAACCAAGGCTCTGAGCCAGATGACATGTTGAGTTTGCGCATTCTTTGGTACAAAGGGACGCTGATTTCTACGCGCAAGGTGCCGTCGCGGGCAGTCTCAACACTGATTAATCAGTTGGAACAGGGCAAAGGGCCCAAAAGCCTTGATGCTGTGTTAGTCACTATGATGAACAGCATCAACCGGTTGATCGCAGATTTCCTCACCCCGATTGAAGATAAAATTAATGAGCTGGAAGGGGAGGCGCAGAGTCATCTCGATACCCTCAATCAGCTGCATTTTCGACTCTTGAAGTTGCGTCGCTATCTAAAGCCGCAACGGTATGTGTTTGAAGATCTGATTAGTGCCGAAGTCACACAGTTAGAGGCGCAAAAGACACAAGTGAAAAACGGCCTAGATCTGATTTTGCGCATCAATGAATCGATTGAGTTTTACATGGACCAAATCAATCTCCAGTTGGCCAATGTGGCTCAAAGACAGAGTGAGTTGATGAATCGAAATACCTATCTTTTTTCGATTATTGCTGGCATCTTCTTGCCCGCGAGTTTTTTTACCGGCCTGCTCGGGGTCAATATTGGCGGTATGCCCGGGGTGGATAGCCCGACCGCCTTTACTCTGTTCTGCATTGCGCTGGTCATAGTGAGTGTGGCAGAAGTGATTATTTTGAGAAAATTGAGGTTTATTTAG
- a CDS encoding mechanosensitive ion channel domain-containing protein, which translates to MEQLWPLTFVSKQALLATLLIVGYLVIRRLGLRWISRLAGNKRVSLERTKFVSKAFNFMAFILFVSFFTIILDLGFGDISLFLSSIFAVLGVALFAQWSILSNLTASILIFFVFPYRIGDTVKVAEKDEDISGVIIDITMFHVILRHASGNIITYPNSLILQKGVIKIVAKNQAEAVKADAE; encoded by the coding sequence TTGGAGCAGCTTTGGCCGTTAACGTTTGTCAGCAAACAGGCACTACTAGCGACGTTATTGATTGTGGGTTATCTGGTCATACGCCGCTTGGGTCTGCGCTGGATTTCTCGTTTAGCGGGTAATAAACGGGTGTCGCTAGAGCGCACTAAGTTTGTGTCGAAAGCGTTTAACTTTATGGCGTTTATACTGTTTGTTTCCTTTTTTACCATTATTCTCGATTTAGGTTTTGGTGATATATCGCTGTTCCTATCGTCGATTTTCGCGGTCTTGGGGGTGGCACTGTTTGCTCAATGGTCGATACTGAGCAACTTGACCGCCAGCATATTGATCTTTTTTGTTTTCCCTTACCGAATTGGCGACACGGTCAAAGTGGCAGAAAAGGATGAAGACATCAGTGGTGTGATTATTGATATCACCATGTTCCATGTTATTTTGCGCCATGCCAGTGGCAATATCATCACTTACCCCAATAGTTTGATCTTGCAAAAAGGCGTGATCAAAATTGTGGCGAAAAACCAAGCCGAAGCGGTCAAAGCTGACGCAGAGTAA
- a CDS encoding DUF2391 family protein: protein MKLSFNFEDAGQIFVGAFALAVPISFSEEAWRLGETLPTANLLMLMVLSLTFLTLFTYESVFQRDVRQRKGVFVLRIVSAYLMAALVVALVLACIDQLPLLEDPTTALKRIIVITMPASMGAIVVDSFDKE, encoded by the coding sequence ATGAAGTTAAGCTTTAATTTTGAAGATGCCGGACAAATTTTTGTCGGCGCGTTCGCATTAGCGGTGCCAATCTCGTTTTCTGAAGAAGCATGGCGCTTGGGCGAGACACTGCCCACCGCTAATTTGCTGATGCTCATGGTTTTATCGCTGACATTTTTGACGCTGTTTACTTATGAAAGTGTGTTTCAACGTGATGTTCGCCAGCGTAAAGGCGTGTTTGTATTGCGGATTGTGTCAGCATATCTGATGGCGGCACTGGTAGTGGCGTTGGTGTTGGCATGTATTGACCAACTGCCGTTGCTGGAAGACCCGACCACCGCCTTAAAGCGAATCATTGTCATCACTATGCCCGCGTCCATGGGCGCAATCGTGGTCGATAGCTTTGATAAAGAGTAG
- a CDS encoding helix-turn-helix domain-containing protein: MIKVAILAHSHLTLFEMSCAVELFALPRPEFDNWYQAQVISLEQQQFHTTGGVGLTVKQIESLDDYDTLIIPGWPTWDYPIPDAIEQQVRRFVQMGKRVLTLCSGSFLLARLGLLDGKKATTHWMYQAQFCQQFPQVDYQPDVLYVFADNIGCSAGSAAALDLGLAVIRHDFGYQIANQVAKRLVISAHRSGGQAQFVDTPMLEVPNQFSQALDWANSQLDKSITVADLAERASMSRRTFDRKFRASFDLSPKEWLIQQKVERAKGLLEERHYPIERLASLAGFDNATTLRHHFRRLMGVSPGQYRKQFGDKQP, translated from the coding sequence ATGATAAAAGTCGCGATACTTGCCCACTCTCACCTCACCTTGTTTGAGATGTCTTGCGCGGTGGAACTGTTTGCCTTGCCTAGGCCCGAGTTTGACAACTGGTATCAGGCACAAGTGATCAGCCTTGAACAGCAACAATTTCACACCACCGGTGGAGTGGGTTTGACAGTCAAGCAGATAGAGAGCCTCGACGACTATGACACCTTGATTATCCCCGGCTGGCCAACATGGGATTACCCCATTCCCGACGCCATTGAGCAGCAGGTACGTCGCTTCGTGCAGATGGGAAAGCGAGTGCTCACTTTATGTTCGGGCTCTTTTTTATTGGCTCGTTTAGGGTTATTAGATGGAAAAAAGGCGACGACACATTGGATGTATCAAGCGCAGTTTTGTCAGCAGTTTCCACAAGTCGACTATCAACCTGATGTTCTGTATGTGTTCGCTGACAATATTGGCTGCTCGGCAGGCAGTGCGGCGGCGTTGGATTTGGGGCTGGCGGTGATCCGCCACGATTTCGGCTACCAAATCGCCAACCAAGTCGCGAAACGTTTGGTCATCTCAGCTCATCGTTCAGGGGGGCAAGCGCAGTTTGTTGACACCCCGATGCTAGAGGTACCCAATCAATTTTCACAAGCCCTCGATTGGGCCAACAGCCAATTGGATAAAAGCATCACAGTGGCCGATCTCGCCGAAAGAGCCAGCATGTCGCGGCGTACTTTCGACCGAAAATTTCGCGCCAGCTTTGACCTTTCACCGAAAGAGTGGCTGATTCAGCAGAAAGTAGAACGAGCGAAAGGACTATTGGAAGAGCGTCACTACCCAATTGAGCGCCTAGCTTCCCTAGCAGGATTCGACAATGCGACCACTTTGCGTCATCACTTTCGTCGACTAATGGGAGTGTCGCCAGGGCAGTATCGCAAGCAATTTGGTGACAAACAGCCGTAG
- a CDS encoding rhodanese-like domain-containing protein: MTSAVSRVKAANSQQALAHFQRLLEFETDCWDVHHALSNQRQDFVLLDVRGEALFAAGHIEGAVNIPHARLNPTTLADYPTDALFVVYCAGPHCNATEKAAIRLAKQGRAVKKMIGGVTGWLDEGFELVS, translated from the coding sequence ATGACAAGTGCCGTATCTCGAGTAAAAGCCGCCAATAGCCAACAAGCATTAGCGCATTTTCAACGATTACTAGAATTTGAGACAGACTGTTGGGATGTGCACCACGCGCTGTCCAACCAGCGCCAAGATTTTGTGTTGCTTGATGTCCGAGGTGAGGCGCTGTTTGCTGCCGGACATATCGAAGGTGCGGTCAATATTCCACACGCGAGGCTCAACCCTACCACCTTGGCTGACTACCCTACTGACGCGCTGTTTGTTGTTTATTGCGCCGGGCCGCACTGCAACGCGACCGAGAAAGCGGCGATTCGCCTGGCAAAGCAAGGGCGTGCGGTCAAGAAGATGATCGGTGGCGTCACCGGTTGGCTAGATGAAGGCTTTGAGCTCGTCAGTTAG
- a CDS encoding MFS transporter, with product MSIFRFPPIVWLGIAILILCLGIRQSFGIFMLPISDYFQTGREFFSFAIALQNLLFGVFQPFVGMAADRFGAKRIIVFGAISYALGLYLTSIAVSPSALYLTLGVLVGLGLSATSYVIVLGAVAKAVPAQHAAKAFGLTTAAGSFGMFAMIPGAQTLLSEFGWQGAMQWFAVLCTTMIAFALFMRTPKAHSYKNETVAAAQSLSQALKEAFAHRGYWLIHLGFFVCGFHVMFIATHLPSYLADRHLPAETAAMALAYVGIFNIFGSYFWGVMGDKYSKRHVMAALYLMRTVVIGAFVTLPVTEQTAVIFGAAIGFCWLGTVPLTSGLVRQIFGAQYLSTLYGLVFFTHQVGSFLGAWAGGRIYDYYGSYEPIWWSTVVLALAAALIHLPINDQPVRRVAAA from the coding sequence ATGAGTATTTTTCGATTTCCACCCATTGTTTGGCTTGGTATTGCCATCTTAATCCTATGCCTGGGTATCAGGCAGTCGTTTGGCATCTTTATGCTGCCGATTTCTGACTACTTTCAAACCGGGCGAGAGTTTTTTAGCTTCGCGATTGCGTTACAAAACCTCTTGTTTGGCGTGTTTCAGCCCTTTGTGGGTATGGCGGCAGACCGCTTTGGTGCCAAGCGAATCATTGTCTTTGGCGCTATCAGTTACGCACTAGGTTTATATCTGACTTCGATAGCGGTGAGCCCGAGCGCCCTTTATTTAACGCTGGGCGTTTTGGTTGGTCTTGGGCTAAGTGCGACCAGCTACGTGATCGTACTTGGCGCGGTAGCGAAAGCGGTGCCAGCTCAACATGCGGCGAAAGCGTTCGGTTTGACTACCGCAGCGGGATCGTTTGGCATGTTCGCGATGATCCCGGGAGCTCAAACTCTATTGAGTGAGTTTGGCTGGCAAGGGGCAATGCAGTGGTTTGCTGTGCTGTGTACCACCATGATTGCGTTTGCCCTGTTTATGCGCACGCCTAAAGCGCACAGCTATAAGAATGAAACCGTGGCAGCGGCGCAGAGCTTGTCGCAGGCCCTTAAGGAGGCATTTGCCCATCGAGGATATTGGCTGATTCATTTGGGCTTTTTCGTTTGCGGTTTTCATGTGATGTTTATCGCTACCCATCTACCCAGTTACCTCGCCGATCGTCACTTGCCAGCAGAAACAGCGGCGATGGCGCTGGCCTATGTCGGTATCTTTAACATCTTTGGCTCCTATTTTTGGGGGGTAATGGGCGATAAATACAGCAAACGCCATGTGATGGCGGCGCTCTATTTAATGCGCACAGTGGTGATTGGCGCATTTGTGACCCTGCCGGTGACCGAGCAAACAGCGGTTATATTTGGCGCTGCGATTGGTTTTTGCTGGCTAGGAACCGTGCCTTTGACCTCTGGCTTAGTGAGACAGATTTTCGGCGCGCAGTATTTATCCACTTTGTATGGTCTAGTCTTTTTTACCCACCAGGTCGGCAGCTTCTTAGGTGCGTGGGCCGGCGGCAGAATTTATGACTACTATGGTTCGTATGAGCCGATCTGGTGGTCGACGGTCGTGTTGGCCTTGGCCGCAGCCTTAATCCATCTGCCGATTAACGATCAACCTGTTAGGCGAGTGGCAGCGGCATAA
- a CDS encoding DASH family cryptochrome, translating into MQKKVGLYWFSHDLRLNDNDLLANAAQQVDALVCVYCMPELTPYLANFSQQSHLGEQRVRFIQSSINDLSKQLAKFDQKLILCDQEPFAALQSLIQSLHVTHLYCDRFSGTNEARCVEALQQQFPQLCVVQANVSTLFSESQLPFALDDLPPTFTRFRKQVEALPIHHHANLTALPPMAESDLDYFQHTSLEEDEALFVGGSTAGHQHCAWYFSTHLASEYKLTRNGLDGKEYSTKFSPWLALGCVSPREVMTYLRDYEAKHGANESSYWIYFELLWREYFHWYAQRHAERLFLHQGIKAHSPIGHFDSARFHSWVKGETGLPIVDACMRQLKLTGYLSNRGRQLVASCLIHELDLDWRYGAAYFETKLIDYDVGSNWGNWQYLAGVGADPNPSRKFNLEKQTQMYDPNGEFVAKWLSAATGKESH; encoded by the coding sequence GTGCAGAAAAAAGTGGGCTTATATTGGTTTAGTCACGATCTTAGATTGAACGACAATGATTTGCTGGCCAATGCGGCGCAGCAAGTCGACGCCTTGGTCTGTGTCTACTGTATGCCAGAGTTAACGCCGTACTTGGCCAATTTCTCACAACAATCTCATTTGGGTGAGCAGCGCGTTAGATTCATCCAAAGCTCAATAAACGATCTATCGAAGCAGCTTGCAAAGTTCGACCAAAAGCTAATCTTGTGTGATCAAGAGCCTTTTGCGGCGCTGCAATCATTAATTCAATCTCTGCACGTCACTCACCTCTATTGTGACCGTTTTTCAGGCACGAATGAGGCTCGCTGCGTCGAGGCGCTACAACAGCAATTCCCCCAACTCTGCGTGGTGCAAGCCAATGTCTCCACTTTGTTCAGTGAGTCCCAACTACCGTTCGCGTTGGACGACTTGCCCCCCACGTTTACCCGTTTTCGCAAGCAAGTGGAAGCGTTGCCGATTCATCATCATGCAAATCTGACAGCGCTTCCTCCAATGGCAGAGAGTGACTTAGATTACTTCCAACATACTAGTTTGGAGGAGGATGAAGCCCTTTTTGTTGGGGGGAGCACAGCGGGTCACCAACATTGCGCTTGGTACTTCTCTACTCACTTAGCTAGTGAGTACAAACTTACCCGTAATGGTCTGGATGGTAAGGAGTATTCGACCAAGTTTTCGCCCTGGCTCGCTTTAGGCTGTGTATCTCCTAGAGAGGTGATGACCTATCTCAGAGATTATGAAGCCAAGCATGGCGCTAATGAGTCGAGTTATTGGATCTATTTTGAACTGCTGTGGCGAGAGTATTTTCATTGGTATGCGCAGCGCCATGCCGAACGGCTGTTCCTTCATCAAGGGATCAAAGCCCACAGTCCGATCGGGCATTTTGACTCGGCTCGTTTTCACTCGTGGGTTAAGGGTGAAACAGGCTTGCCGATTGTTGATGCCTGCATGCGTCAGCTAAAACTGACGGGTTACCTGTCTAATCGTGGGCGTCAACTGGTGGCCAGCTGTCTTATTCATGAACTCGATTTAGACTGGCGTTATGGTGCGGCCTATTTTGAAACTAAACTGATCGATTATGATGTCGGCTCAAATTGGGGCAACTGGCAATATTTGGCGGGGGTAGGGGCGGACCCAAACCCAAGCCGAAAATTCAATCTAGAAAAACAGACGCAGATGTACGACCCTAATGGTGAATTCGTCGCTAAATGGTTATCCGCCGCTACTGGCAAGGAGTCGCACTGA
- a CDS encoding cryptochrome/photolyase family protein: MQFQSIRLILGDQLDGNHSWFQQVDDSVLYLIAELHQEASYTRHHVQKVCAFFAAMEQFAHQLREQGHQVMHLTLDETSDFDDLPSLLAHYVAKAGASQLQYQRPDEYRLCQQLSQLSIPGCEVALVESEHFLLPFAELHDYFAPGKHVMMEHFYRKMRKRFNLLMEQGKPVEGKWNYDANNRNKLKAADIDNLPEPLLFATDVSAIVERIARHRIATIGRVENNLIWPVNRNQSLSLLAHFCQVCLPLFGRFQDAMTSQHHAKWSLYHSRLSFSINSKMLHPLEVVKAALSAYANNPQVDIAQVEGFVRQIIGWREYIRAVYWVNMPHYASLNHLSAQRALPEYFWSGETKMACMRQAIGQSLEYAYAHHIQRLMVTGNFCLISEIEPDQVDSWYLGIYIDAIEWVEMPNTRGMALFADGGIVGTKPYAASGAYINRMSDYCKSCHYQIKTKSGQGSCPINSLYWRFMIKHRDSLGTNPRIGMIYRSWDKMDSKAQQAVLDTAEHYLDNIEQL, translated from the coding sequence ATGCAGTTTCAATCAATCCGTTTGATCTTGGGTGACCAACTCGATGGCAATCACTCTTGGTTTCAGCAAGTGGACGATTCTGTGCTCTATCTAATAGCAGAGCTTCACCAAGAGGCGAGTTATACCCGTCATCACGTGCAGAAAGTATGCGCCTTTTTTGCTGCGATGGAGCAGTTCGCTCATCAGTTACGTGAGCAGGGGCACCAAGTCATGCATTTGACTCTCGATGAGACCAGTGACTTTGATGATCTGCCCTCACTGCTCGCGCATTATGTTGCCAAAGCCGGCGCATCCCAATTGCAATACCAAAGGCCTGATGAATATCGCCTCTGTCAGCAGCTGTCGCAACTCTCCATTCCCGGCTGTGAGGTGGCATTAGTCGAGAGTGAACACTTTTTGCTTCCGTTTGCCGAACTGCATGACTATTTCGCTCCGGGTAAGCACGTGATGATGGAGCACTTTTACCGCAAAATGCGCAAGCGCTTTAATCTGTTGATGGAGCAAGGCAAGCCGGTAGAAGGGAAGTGGAATTACGATGCCAATAATCGCAACAAGCTCAAAGCGGCCGACATTGACAACTTACCCGAACCGCTGCTGTTTGCCACCGACGTCTCTGCAATTGTTGAGCGGATAGCGCGACATCGGATTGCGACTATCGGTCGCGTGGAGAACAACTTGATATGGCCAGTCAATCGCAATCAAAGCTTGTCGTTGTTGGCGCATTTTTGTCAGGTTTGTTTACCTCTGTTTGGCCGTTTTCAAGATGCGATGACCAGTCAGCACCATGCGAAATGGAGCCTATATCACAGCCGTCTGTCATTTTCGATCAATAGTAAGATGTTGCATCCACTCGAGGTGGTCAAGGCGGCGCTCTCTGCCTATGCGAATAACCCTCAAGTCGATATTGCTCAGGTCGAAGGTTTTGTCAGGCAGATAATCGGTTGGCGCGAGTACATTCGCGCCGTGTATTGGGTCAACATGCCGCACTATGCAAGCTTGAACCATTTGAGCGCGCAGCGAGCCCTGCCTGAGTACTTTTGGAGTGGCGAAACCAAAATGGCGTGTATGCGCCAGGCCATTGGTCAGTCACTGGAGTACGCCTATGCCCATCATATCCAGCGTTTGATGGTCACTGGGAACTTCTGTTTAATTAGCGAAATAGAACCGGATCAGGTTGACAGTTGGTATTTGGGGATCTATATCGATGCGATAGAGTGGGTCGAAATGCCCAATACTCGCGGTATGGCACTGTTCGCCGATGGCGGAATTGTTGGTACCAAACCTTATGCGGCCAGCGGTGCATACATTAACCGCATGAGTGATTATTGCAAAAGCTGCCATTATCAAATTAAAACCAAGAGTGGCCAAGGCTCATGCCCGATCAATAGCTTATACTGGCGCTTTATGATCAAACATCGCGATAGTCTAGGGACCAACCCACGCATTGGGATGATCTATCGCTCGTGGGATAAGATGGACAGTAAGGCGCAACAAGCCGTGTTGGATACCGCCGAACACTATCTAGACAACATCGAGCAGTTGTAA
- a CDS encoding sulfite exporter TauE/SafE family protein: MFAEWVTSQALIAALLIFVGSFVQTAIGFGLAIVAAPLLFLVSPDYVPAPICLVALFISVLNALKHRESVEIGGLKMALIGRVPGSIAGGVLLVMVSTDLLALWLGALVLFAVAVSLLPFRIEPTPMRMGVAGFFSGFFGTSSAIGGPPMALLLQHQEANQLRGNLSAFFVFSSIISLIIQIPAGFFTLHHLWISIPLIPAAWLGYKLARATTQTLPKEKIRRGALILCSISGATAVWQGLS; encoded by the coding sequence ATGTTTGCCGAATGGGTTACTTCGCAAGCGCTGATCGCTGCCTTGTTGATATTTGTAGGTTCTTTTGTTCAAACGGCCATTGGCTTTGGTTTGGCGATCGTAGCCGCGCCTTTGCTGTTCTTAGTTTCGCCCGACTATGTGCCAGCCCCCATCTGTTTGGTGGCGCTGTTTATTTCGGTATTAAATGCGTTAAAACATCGCGAGAGTGTCGAAATTGGCGGGCTAAAAATGGCCTTGATTGGCCGAGTGCCAGGCTCCATCGCTGGCGGCGTACTGTTGGTTATGGTGTCGACAGATCTTCTCGCTTTGTGGCTTGGCGCGTTGGTGCTATTTGCCGTTGCGGTCAGTCTTCTGCCTTTTCGTATCGAGCCAACCCCGATGAGAATGGGTGTCGCGGGCTTTTTCTCCGGTTTTTTTGGCACCAGCTCCGCTATCGGCGGACCACCAATGGCGCTGCTACTGCAACATCAAGAAGCCAATCAATTGCGCGGAAATCTGTCTGCTTTCTTTGTGTTTAGCTCGATCATTTCTCTGATTATTCAAATTCCAGCGGGATTCTTTACCTTGCACCATCTGTGGATTTCTATCCCGCTGATTCCCGCCGCTTGGCTCGGGTATAAACTGGCTAGAGCCACCACGCAAACCTTGCCGAAAGAGAAAATTCGCCGCGGGGCGCTGATTTTGTGTTCCATTAGTGGTGCCACGGCGGTTTGGCAGGGGTTGAGTTAA
- a CDS encoding antibiotic biosynthesis monooxygenase family protein has translation MILEVAILEVKPQLEAQFEANFAKAQNIIASMPGYVSHQLQRCIETPNRYILLVNWQTVEDHQQGFRQSPQYQEWKALLHHFYDPFPTVEHYQNVYPS, from the coding sequence ATGATACTGGAAGTCGCGATTCTAGAGGTAAAACCTCAACTTGAAGCGCAGTTTGAAGCCAATTTTGCCAAAGCGCAAAACATCATCGCGTCGATGCCGGGCTATGTTTCGCACCAGCTGCAGCGCTGTATTGAAACGCCAAATCGCTACATTTTGTTGGTCAATTGGCAAACTGTTGAAGATCATCAGCAAGGTTTTAGGCAATCACCGCAGTATCAGGAATGGAAAGCACTTTTACACCATTTTTATGACCCATTCCCAACGGTAGAGCATTACCAAAATGTCTACCCAAGCTAA